One window of the Tetragenococcus koreensis genome contains the following:
- a CDS encoding nucleotidyltransferase gives MNTCGIIAEYNPLHNGHSYQLQKAREQTQADVMIVVMSGNFLQRGEPAIIDKWQRAAAALNQGADLVVELPIHWSLQSADYFAKGGVQLLHALHCANISFGTDSAEGFDYAAFGRFITSHQEELDAAYKMHNDPGLSYAQKMAAILASDYPSFAVKKEQPNHILGLAYAKENALFEQPMCIYPIKRLKSKHNSTELTEEIASATAIRQAIFSNKNIEEVVPAKTAEELTLYQVSWGNYWPLLKYKILASSLAELGEIYQMVEGLEYRLKNKIKDAANFDEYVELVKSKRYTRTRIQRLLCYVLLNLKDKDIKNAWQDNYLHILGFTQKGQQYLQQEKKTIHWPIVSKVGQTQEQLMSLAIQSDNIYQLANCQITEQNFGKFPIRI, from the coding sequence ATGAACACTTGCGGAATTATTGCTGAATACAATCCATTACATAATGGTCATAGCTACCAATTACAAAAAGCTAGAGAACAAACACAAGCCGACGTGATGATCGTTGTGATGAGTGGTAACTTTTTACAGCGCGGAGAGCCAGCGATTATTGATAAATGGCAGCGCGCTGCCGCGGCTTTGAATCAAGGCGCCGATTTAGTTGTTGAACTTCCCATTCATTGGTCGCTGCAATCTGCAGATTATTTTGCTAAAGGTGGGGTTCAGCTTTTACATGCGTTACATTGTGCGAACATTTCATTTGGTACCGATAGTGCTGAAGGTTTTGATTATGCTGCTTTTGGCCGATTTATTACTTCTCACCAAGAAGAACTTGATGCAGCCTATAAGATGCACAATGACCCTGGTTTGTCTTATGCACAAAAAATGGCAGCCATATTAGCCAGTGATTACCCTTCTTTTGCTGTGAAAAAAGAGCAACCAAACCATATTTTAGGTTTGGCTTATGCTAAAGAAAACGCGCTTTTTGAACAGCCCATGTGTATTTATCCAATTAAACGTTTAAAATCCAAACACAATTCGACTGAGTTAACTGAAGAAATTGCTAGTGCTACAGCGATTCGTCAGGCAATTTTTTCAAATAAAAATATTGAAGAAGTAGTTCCAGCTAAAACAGCAGAAGAACTTACTTTGTATCAAGTGAGCTGGGGTAATTATTGGCCACTTTTAAAATATAAAATTCTGGCGAGTTCATTAGCTGAACTAGGTGAAATTTATCAGATGGTTGAAGGTCTGGAATATCGTTTAAAAAATAAGATTAAAGATGCTGCTAACTTTGACGAATATGTAGAGTTGGTCAAGTCCAAAAGGTATACGCGCACTAGAATCCAGCGTTTGCTTTGTTATGTCTTGTTAAATTTAAAAGATAAGGATATTAAAAATGCTTGGCAGGATAATTACTTGCATATTTTAGGTTTTACTCAAAAAGGGCAGCAATATTTACAACAAGAGAAAAAAACAATTCACTGGCCTATTGTTTCTAAAGTTGGACAAACCCAAGAGCAATTGATGTCGCTTGCCATTCAGAGTGATAACATTTATCAGCTAGCTAATTGCCAAATTACCGAACAAAATTTTGGAAAATTCCCTATCCGCATCTAA
- a CDS encoding YebC/PmpR family DNA-binding transcriptional regulator, with the protein MGRKWANIVAKKTAKDKNNSKIYAKFGIEIYAAAKSGEPDPHTNQKLKFVIDRAKTYDVPKHIIDRALEKAKGASDEVYSELRYEGFGPSGSMLVVDTLTNNVNRTAAEVRAAFSKNGGNMGVNGAVAYMFDNTALFSFAGEDADEIFEVLIDKDIDIRDVEAEDGQIVVYGEPEDFHAIQEALNEYGVEKYDIAEMQMIPQSEVSLNDEDKATFEKIVDVLDDLEDVQNVYHNVEIE; encoded by the coding sequence ATGGGGCGTAAATGGGCAAATATTGTCGCAAAAAAGACCGCAAAAGATAAGAACAATAGTAAAATCTATGCTAAATTTGGCATTGAAATCTATGCTGCAGCAAAATCTGGGGAGCCAGATCCTCACACAAATCAAAAGCTAAAATTTGTAATCGATCGGGCCAAAACGTACGATGTCCCCAAACATATTATTGATCGAGCACTTGAAAAAGCGAAAGGCGCCAGTGACGAAGTCTATTCTGAATTGCGTTATGAAGGCTTTGGTCCTAGTGGTTCGATGCTGGTCGTAGACACATTAACAAATAACGTCAACCGCACAGCTGCGGAGGTACGAGCTGCTTTTAGTAAAAACGGCGGCAATATGGGCGTAAATGGTGCAGTAGCTTATATGTTTGATAATACTGCGTTATTTAGTTTCGCTGGAGAAGATGCTGATGAGATTTTTGAAGTGTTAATCGATAAAGATATTGATATACGAGACGTTGAAGCAGAAGATGGGCAGATTGTCGTTTATGGCGAACCAGAAGATTTTCACGCTATTCAAGAAGCTTTAAATGAATATGGCGTTGAAAAATATGACATCGCTGAAATGCAAATGATTCCGCAAAGCGAAGTATCTTTAAATGATGAAGATAAGGCAACATTTGAAAAAATCGTTGACGTGTTAGATGATTTAGAAGATGTACAAAATGTATACCATAATGTTGAAATAGAGTAA
- a CDS encoding FAD-binding protein, with amino-acid sequence MHFIAIVGTNTKQSTNRKLLSFMAKHFSSEANIELCEIRNIPMFNENKPQNDDPVEVKELTSKVLQADGVIIGCPEYTHSFPSSLKSVLEWLSYRVHPLAEKPIMLVGASKYATGASRSQNQVREILDSPGVSAIVLPGNEFLLGNSYDAFDSAGNIKDKKTIDFLEQCFSNFLEFVNNNSAVSQKPVGTTSNKTNEEFVKENKTMNTIKDIRWDAIYDVVVLGFGGAGATAARFAADDGAKVLLVDSAPEGHEGGNTRYAAQLVGSGDDFDGLKKYYKNLTFPMNLDEEMIDTYVEGMVGIQDYLKKYLDAEPVSWRHDDFEGKEVAKSIIAEFPEFPGAQTHDLATVHQGVFDAALWQNLKQQVSKRSDKIEVMYSTPARKLIQDPTTKAICGVVIEREHVLRNIKAQNGVVLAMGGFENNQQYIEDFLGAKKLTPLGSIYNKGAGIKMAQEVGADLWHMNNFESLGLLHGMAFSVEDDERGRLMIGAQNQVLSNGSILAVGDDGTRYFNESEENRHGHIKNHGSWKVPLNQVHPYLIFDQTKKNELDKDDIISKYESYRNNLIKADSIAQLAKLIDVDEAVLKETIVRFDNAAKNKEETEFHRDPKTLRVFDKGPFYAIKMAQTVLNTQGGPRRNSRSEVLNPDAQPIPHLYSAGELGGICANHYQGGGNLAECLIFGKIAGQNAAVPKVDELSISYLSDTAEENNTERPKSFTLGNDNTTEEKFTTGKDQYIGRSAAGIGGEVVVRLTSDSKKNIKNVEILKQSESGDVGLEALEKMPEEMVTKNKIDVDAISGASVSSKALKSAVADALNQVN; translated from the coding sequence ATGCATTTTATTGCAATTGTCGGTACCAACACAAAACAGTCTACTAACCGCAAACTCCTTAGCTTTATGGCAAAACATTTTTCATCAGAGGCTAATATTGAACTTTGTGAGATTAGAAACATCCCTATGTTTAATGAAAATAAACCACAAAATGACGACCCGGTAGAAGTCAAAGAGTTAACCAGTAAAGTTTTACAAGCAGATGGGGTTATTATTGGTTGCCCTGAATATACTCACTCGTTTCCTTCTTCACTCAAAAGTGTTCTTGAATGGCTGTCGTATCGTGTTCATCCGTTAGCAGAAAAACCAATCATGTTAGTTGGAGCTTCTAAATACGCAACTGGTGCATCTCGTTCGCAGAATCAAGTACGCGAGATCCTCGATTCTCCTGGTGTAAGTGCGATAGTATTACCGGGTAATGAATTTTTGCTTGGTAATTCATATGATGCTTTTGACTCTGCAGGAAATATTAAAGATAAAAAAACGATCGATTTTTTGGAACAATGCTTTAGTAATTTTCTAGAATTTGTAAATAATAATAGCGCTGTTAGTCAAAAACCAGTAGGTACTACTTCAAATAAAACTAATGAAGAATTTGTAAAGGAGAATAAAACGATGAACACTATTAAAGATATTCGCTGGGATGCTATCTATGATGTTGTTGTCTTAGGTTTTGGAGGTGCAGGAGCTACCGCAGCACGTTTTGCAGCTGATGATGGTGCAAAAGTTTTGCTCGTGGATTCTGCACCAGAAGGTCATGAAGGAGGGAACACGCGTTATGCCGCACAGTTGGTCGGTTCAGGAGACGATTTTGACGGATTAAAGAAATATTATAAAAACTTAACGTTCCCAATGAATCTCGATGAAGAAATGATCGATACCTATGTTGAAGGTATGGTTGGAATACAAGATTATTTGAAAAAATATTTAGATGCTGAACCGGTAAGTTGGCGACACGATGATTTTGAAGGCAAAGAAGTTGCCAAATCGATTATTGCAGAATTCCCAGAATTTCCAGGTGCCCAAACACACGACCTAGCGACTGTTCATCAGGGCGTATTTGATGCTGCACTTTGGCAAAATTTAAAACAACAGGTTAGCAAACGTAGTGATAAAATTGAAGTTATGTACAGCACGCCCGCAAGAAAATTGATTCAAGATCCGACTACTAAAGCAATTTGTGGAGTGGTTATTGAGCGTGAACATGTTTTACGAAATATTAAGGCTCAAAATGGTGTTGTCCTTGCCATGGGTGGATTTGAAAATAATCAACAATATATTGAAGACTTTCTTGGGGCCAAAAAGCTTACTCCGTTGGGAAGTATTTATAATAAAGGCGCAGGTATCAAAATGGCACAAGAAGTTGGCGCAGATCTTTGGCATATGAATAATTTTGAATCACTTGGATTACTACATGGAATGGCCTTTTCTGTGGAAGATGATGAGCGTGGTCGTTTAATGATTGGAGCGCAAAACCAAGTACTTTCTAATGGTAGTATTTTGGCAGTCGGCGATGATGGTACTCGTTATTTTAATGAAAGTGAAGAAAATCGGCACGGTCATATCAAGAACCATGGTTCCTGGAAAGTACCGTTGAACCAGGTACATCCATATTTGATTTTTGACCAAACAAAGAAAAATGAATTAGACAAGGATGATATCATAAGTAAATATGAGTCTTACCGGAATAACTTGATAAAAGCTGATTCAATCGCGCAGCTAGCTAAACTGATCGATGTTGATGAAGCGGTACTGAAAGAAACAATTGTCCGTTTTGATAATGCTGCTAAAAACAAAGAGGAAACTGAATTTCACCGTGATCCAAAAACGTTACGTGTATTTGATAAAGGCCCGTTTTATGCTATTAAAATGGCGCAAACTGTGTTGAATACTCAAGGCGGGCCAAGACGTAATTCCCGTTCTGAAGTTTTGAATCCTGACGCACAACCGATTCCGCATCTATATTCAGCTGGTGAATTAGGTGGTATTTGTGCCAACCATTATCAAGGCGGTGGTAATCTAGCAGAATGTTTGATTTTCGGTAAAATTGCTGGACAAAATGCCGCAGTTCCCAAAGTTGATGAATTATCTATTAGTTATTTAAGTGACACAGCTGAAGAAAACAACACAGAAAGACCTAAATCATTCACTTTGGGGAATGACAATACGACTGAAGAAAAATTTACAACCGGTAAGGATCAATATATTGGACGTAGTGCAGCAGGTATCGGTGGTGAAGTTGTTGTTCGCCTTACCTCTGATTCGAAAAAGAATATTAAAAACGTTGAAATATTAAAGCAAAGTGAAAGCGGCGACGTTGGTTTAGAGGCCTTAGAAAAGATGCCAGAAGAAATGGTTACTAAAAATAAAATTGATGTTGATGCTATTTCTGGTGCCTCTGTTTCCAGTAAAGCGTTGAAGTCTGCCGTAGCGGATGCTTTGAATCAGGTTAATTAA
- the yhbY gene encoding ribosome assembly RNA-binding protein YhbY has protein sequence MELRGKQKSFLKSRAHHLQPIFQIGKSGLNEQVIVQIGEALEKRELIKVSLLQNTDEKASDVAAVLEQKLGCQVVQIIGRVLVVFKPSTKEKNQEISSAVKKV, from the coding sequence ATGGAATTAAGAGGAAAACAGAAAAGTTTTTTGAAAAGCCGAGCTCACCATTTGCAACCAATCTTTCAAATTGGTAAAAGCGGACTAAATGAACAAGTGATCGTACAGATTGGTGAAGCTTTAGAAAAACGGGAATTAATTAAGGTAAGCTTATTACAAAATACTGATGAGAAAGCTAGCGATGTGGCAGCTGTTTTAGAGCAAAAATTGGGCTGCCAAGTCGTACAAATTATCGGTCGTGTACTAGTGGTTTTTAAACCTTCAACTAAAGAGAAAAATCAAGAAATCTCTTCCGCTGTGAAAAAAGTATAA
- the yqeH gene encoding ribosome biogenesis GTPase YqeH, translated as MTEALQCVGCGAVIQTEDKNKIGYTPQSVLEKGLETGEVYCQRCFRLRHYNEIQDVSLTDDDFLKLLNEIGQKNALIVNVVDIFDFNGSLIPGLHRFVGNNPVLLVGNKVDVLPKSLKKTKLKQWMKERAHEEGLRPVDVLLTSAKRSDALDTLLEMIEKYRNGRDVYIVGVTNVGKSTLINQIIQKTSDVKDLITTSKFPGTTLDKIEIPLDDGHSLIDTPGIIHRHQMAHYLGDKDLKIIAPQKEIKPKVYQLNSGQTLFLGGLARFDFIQGEKSSFTVFVANDLVIHRTKLEKADQFYEKHVGELLQPPREDETNDFPELVRFEFSIKEKTDIVFAGLGWITVKDPGVVSGWAPKGVDVITRKALI; from the coding sequence ATGACAGAAGCACTCCAATGTGTGGGTTGCGGAGCCGTCATTCAGACGGAAGATAAAAATAAAATTGGCTATACGCCCCAATCAGTTTTGGAAAAAGGGCTAGAAACTGGCGAAGTATATTGTCAACGCTGCTTTCGATTGCGCCATTATAATGAGATTCAAGATGTTTCATTAACTGATGATGATTTTTTAAAGTTACTTAATGAAATTGGTCAAAAAAATGCGTTAATTGTTAACGTCGTGGACATTTTTGATTTTAATGGCTCATTGATCCCCGGATTGCATCGTTTTGTTGGTAACAATCCTGTATTATTAGTGGGGAATAAAGTCGATGTACTGCCTAAGTCTTTGAAAAAGACCAAATTAAAACAATGGATGAAAGAACGGGCACATGAAGAAGGTTTGCGTCCAGTGGATGTACTATTAACTAGTGCTAAGAGAAGTGATGCATTAGACACTTTGTTAGAAATGATTGAAAAGTACCGCAACGGACGTGACGTCTATATTGTTGGGGTAACAAATGTTGGCAAATCAACGCTAATTAATCAAATTATACAAAAGACATCTGATGTTAAAGACTTAATAACCACTTCAAAATTTCCTGGTACTACCTTGGATAAAATTGAAATTCCTTTAGATGACGGCCATTCTCTGATTGATACTCCAGGAATTATCCATCGCCACCAAATGGCGCATTATTTAGGTGACAAAGACCTAAAAATTATTGCTCCACAAAAAGAAATCAAACCCAAAGTTTATCAATTAAACTCTGGTCAGACATTATTTTTAGGCGGTTTGGCTCGTTTTGATTTTATTCAGGGAGAAAAAAGCTCCTTTACAGTTTTTGTAGCAAACGATCTAGTGATCCATCGAACGAAATTAGAAAAAGCGGATCAATTCTATGAAAAACACGTGGGAGAATTGTTGCAACCACCAAGGGAAGATGAAACGAATGATTTTCCTGAGTTGGTGCGTTTTGAATTTTCTATTAAAGAAAAAACGGACATTGTGTTTGCCGGTTTAGGCTGGATTACGGTGAAAGATCCAGGAGTTGTCAGCGGTTGGGCACCCAAAGGCGTTGATGTTATTACACGCAAGGCACTGATTTAG
- a CDS encoding NADPH-dependent FMN reductase: MNFVAIEGTNADFSYNRFLLHYIRNHFVSKHVIEVCEIANLPVFNADLDVKKQPVVLELAKRVEKSDGVIIATPEYDHSIPAVLKSTIEWLSYQLNSFSKKPVFIIGASYGPQGSARAQLHLRQILSSPDVMANVLPGNEFLLGNVTQQFDDEQNLKDAAIIEKLEVSFNDFITYTSTFKK, translated from the coding sequence ATGAACTTTGTTGCTATTGAGGGAACGAATGCTGACTTTTCGTACAACCGGTTTTTACTACACTATATCCGAAATCATTTTGTATCAAAACACGTTATCGAAGTTTGCGAAATAGCTAATCTTCCGGTTTTTAATGCTGATTTAGATGTCAAAAAGCAACCTGTTGTACTTGAATTGGCAAAAAGGGTAGAAAAGTCAGATGGTGTAATTATTGCTACACCTGAATATGATCATTCGATCCCTGCTGTATTAAAAAGTACGATCGAGTGGCTATCTTATCAATTAAATTCATTCTCTAAAAAACCAGTGTTTATCATAGGTGCTTCATATGGACCACAGGGATCTGCCCGAGCCCAATTGCATTTGAGGCAGATTCTTAGTTCACCTGACGTTATGGCAAATGTTTTACCCGGGAATGAATTTCTTTTAGGTAATGTTACTCAACAATTTGATGACGAACAAAACTTAAAGGATGCTGCTATCATTGAAAAATTGGAAGTTAGTTTTAACGATTTTATCACATATACGTCCACTTTTAAGAAATAA
- the rsfS gene encoding ribosome silencing factor, translating into MLQTAVQAADSKNAQEILALDVREVSLLADYFVICAGRNDRQIQAIVNSVVEEEQKAQVEVKSVEGKDSAKWILIDLGEVIVHVFNEEERDFYQLEKLWADAPFVDISTWIGEK; encoded by the coding sequence ATTTTACAAACTGCTGTGCAAGCAGCTGATTCAAAAAATGCTCAAGAAATTTTAGCTTTAGACGTTCGAGAAGTGTCTTTATTGGCAGATTATTTTGTTATTTGTGCTGGTAGAAATGACCGACAAATTCAAGCTATTGTAAACAGTGTTGTCGAAGAAGAACAAAAGGCACAGGTTGAGGTAAAAAGTGTAGAAGGCAAAGACAGCGCTAAATGGATTTTAATCGATTTAGGCGAAGTGATCGTACACGTATTTAATGAAGAAGAGCGTGACTTTTATCAACTTGAAAAACTTTGGGCGGATGCGCCATTTGTTGATATTTCCACTTGGATTGGTGAAAAATGA
- the yqeK gene encoding bis(5'-nucleosyl)-tetraphosphatase (symmetrical) YqeK, with protein MKNSEDTRETLLKKVRAAMSEKRFNHVLGVEKAAIFLAEKYGESKEKASIAALTHDYAKERSDDEFKKIILDYGYDLDLLNWNNAIWHGLLGAKLVEKELGITDESILQAIRLHTTGAAQMTLLDKIIYVADYIEPGRDIPGVEKARAIAQEDLDEAVAYETKHTLAHLIDINAPVYPKTIETYNRWVAKK; from the coding sequence ATGAAAAATAGCGAAGATACAAGAGAAACCTTGCTAAAAAAAGTTCGAGCAGCGATGAGCGAGAAACGTTTTAATCATGTATTAGGCGTAGAAAAAGCTGCAATTTTTTTGGCAGAAAAATATGGAGAATCAAAAGAAAAAGCAAGCATTGCGGCATTAACCCACGACTATGCTAAAGAACGTTCAGATGATGAGTTCAAAAAAATTATCCTTGATTATGGTTATGATTTGGATTTATTGAATTGGAACAACGCAATTTGGCATGGGCTTTTAGGCGCAAAACTGGTGGAAAAAGAATTAGGAATTACTGATGAATCAATTTTACAAGCCATTCGTTTGCATACAACAGGTGCTGCACAAATGACATTATTAGACAAAATCATTTATGTAGCAGACTACATTGAACCAGGAAGAGATATTCCAGGTGTAGAAAAAGCACGCGCTATTGCTCAAGAAGATTTGGATGAAGCCGTAGCTTACGAAACTAAGCACACGTTAGCGCATTTAATTGATATTAACGCGCCGGTTTATCCTAAAACCATTGAAACCTATAATCGCTGGGTTGCTAAAAAATAA
- a CDS encoding ISLre2 family transposase: MESIVTDLVEVMKKETNFLAREKAMMVFFAQLLATITQLAFQILDAEVSAQCKKEGFQVDRKSERTVTFLFGTVTYVRRRMKNQANEIRYPLDEFLGIRKSLRYSSLVLRNVSQLGTTMVYRHVSQAIDCLTSWRMSHQNVQQLVVKTGELVQIRSTHESRYEGDISKKKVPYLYLEGDGVKMGGQKKQSLEIHRFQVSEGSQKVGHRSEMIAPHFVSHLNRQQAQKEIMNYIQAHYDLTNTVVVSNSDGGSGYEKAVFDELSLGCLRHEHFRDRYHVHRKIKERLSFVPQLQNRMIQAIQHYDWQEVQLVLDTSESLIEEKEAEFLEQLRLLHHYLQRNWPYLKPRKARGIVDPKACIGTIESTHRKMTYRMKRQGRLWTKTGAQAMIRVIDSLRNQEFDGWLNQYEALPNDVLAQEKRWKAMKRWVQKKPNFQTHEGAFKGQIGEGKAKSAPLGQFAKGLEQLITTPNYI; encoded by the coding sequence ATGGAGTCTATTGTAACAGATTTAGTTGAAGTAATGAAGAAGGAAACGAATTTTTTAGCAAGAGAAAAAGCCATGATGGTCTTTTTTGCCCAACTCCTAGCGACGATAACACAACTTGCCTTCCAAATTCTCGATGCGGAGGTTTCGGCCCAATGCAAAAAGGAAGGCTTTCAAGTGGACCGTAAAAGTGAACGAACGGTGACTTTCTTATTTGGCACCGTGACCTATGTTCGCCGCCGAATGAAAAATCAAGCCAATGAAATTCGTTATCCTTTGGATGAATTTCTGGGTATTCGGAAGAGCCTCCGTTATAGCTCTCTTGTGCTACGCAACGTTTCCCAATTGGGGACAACGATGGTCTACCGTCACGTCTCCCAAGCGATCGACTGTTTGACTTCTTGGCGTATGAGCCATCAAAATGTGCAACAACTGGTGGTTAAAACCGGAGAACTGGTTCAGATACGAAGTACCCATGAAAGTCGTTACGAGGGGGACATTTCTAAGAAAAAAGTGCCCTACTTATATCTAGAAGGCGACGGAGTGAAGATGGGCGGTCAGAAGAAGCAGTCGCTGGAAATCCATCGTTTTCAAGTAAGTGAAGGGAGCCAGAAAGTCGGGCATCGCTCGGAAATGATCGCTCCTCACTTTGTCAGTCATCTCAACCGACAACAAGCGCAAAAAGAAATAATGAACTATATTCAAGCGCATTATGATCTAACAAATACCGTTGTCGTTTCCAATAGTGATGGGGGTTCAGGCTATGAAAAAGCTGTGTTTGATGAACTTTCCTTAGGCTGTTTACGTCATGAACACTTTCGTGATCGGTATCATGTCCATCGGAAAATCAAAGAACGTCTGTCTTTTGTCCCGCAACTTCAAAATCGGATGATCCAGGCGATTCAACATTATGATTGGCAAGAGGTCCAGCTTGTCTTAGACACCTCGGAAAGTTTGATCGAAGAAAAGGAAGCCGAATTCTTGGAACAATTGCGCTTACTCCATCATTATCTTCAAAGGAATTGGCCGTATTTAAAACCTCGGAAAGCCCGAGGGATCGTGGATCCCAAAGCTTGTATTGGCACAATCGAAAGTACCCATCGGAAGATGACCTACCGGATGAAGCGCCAAGGTCGTTTATGGACAAAAACAGGGGCGCAGGCCATGATTCGTGTCATTGATAGTTTAAGAAACCAAGAATTTGACGGTTGGTTGAACCAATATGAAGCCTTACCGAATGATGTACTCGCCCAGGAAAAGCGTTGGAAAGCCATGAAACGTTGGGTACAGAAAAAGCCTAACTTTCAAACGCATGAAGGGGCATTTAAGGGCCAAATTGGTGAAGGAAAAGCTAAAAGTGCCCCTTTAGGCCAATTTGCCAAAGGATTGGAGCAATTAATAACGACACCGAATTATATCTAA
- a CDS encoding nicotinate-nucleotide adenylyltransferase, which translates to MSNVQTFVEVEKQTNSKRKQVGILGGTFNPVHMAHLIMADQVGTSLGLEKVYLMPSNEPPHVDHKETIDATHRLKMLELAIEDNPLLAIEKNELEREGKSYTYETMKVLTEKYPDTDFYFIIGGDMVDYLPTWYKIDELTQLVQFVGVKRPGFSTESSYPIIWIDVPDMNISSTDLRKKITQGCSVNYLLPKNVLHYIQEKGLYLDEK; encoded by the coding sequence ATGAGTAATGTACAAACATTTGTGGAAGTTGAAAAGCAAACCAATTCAAAAAGGAAACAAGTAGGTATTTTAGGTGGAACGTTCAATCCGGTTCATATGGCACATTTGATTATGGCAGATCAAGTGGGAACGTCATTAGGCTTGGAGAAAGTTTATTTGATGCCTTCTAACGAACCACCACACGTAGATCATAAGGAAACCATTGATGCCACGCATCGGCTGAAGATGTTAGAGCTGGCAATTGAAGATAATCCTTTACTTGCCATTGAAAAAAATGAACTTGAGCGAGAAGGAAAAAGTTATACTTATGAAACGATGAAGGTTTTAACAGAGAAATACCCAGATACCGATTTTTATTTTATTATCGGAGGCGATATGGTTGATTATTTACCAACGTGGTACAAAATTGATGAGTTGACACAACTCGTTCAATTTGTAGGCGTTAAACGTCCAGGTTTTTCGACCGAATCGTCTTATCCGATTATTTGGATTGATGTACCTGATATGAATATCAGCTCGACCGACTTGCGGAAAAAAATTACTCAAGGTTGTTCAGTCAACTATCTTTTGCCTAAAAATGTGTTACACTATATTCAAGAAAAGGGGTTGTATCTTGATGAAAAATAG
- a CDS encoding class I SAM-dependent DNA methyltransferase, with product MRAFETFALIYDQVMDDQLYEDWLAFTLRHLKGEKDLLELACGTGELAIQFAQKGYNVTALDQSEEMLTMASQHAQSEQADVQFVQGDMLDLSDIGNYEVVTCYSDSICYLANEEEVQATFNEVYQILKEDGIFFFDVHSIYQMETVFPDYNYHYQAEDFAFLWESYPGEVPHSIEHFLTFFIKNEDDTFMREDELHLERTYSLETYQLLLKLAGFKQVELYADFKDSQPTETSQRWFFVCHK from the coding sequence ATGAGGGCATTTGAAACGTTTGCTTTGATTTATGATCAAGTAATGGATGACCAATTATATGAGGATTGGCTGGCGTTTACTTTGCGTCATCTAAAGGGAGAAAAAGATCTTTTAGAGTTAGCCTGTGGTACCGGAGAGTTAGCGATCCAATTTGCTCAAAAAGGTTATAATGTTACAGCTTTAGATCAATCTGAAGAGATGCTGACGATGGCCAGCCAACATGCGCAAAGTGAACAAGCCGATGTGCAGTTTGTCCAAGGAGATATGTTAGATCTTTCCGATATTGGCAATTATGAAGTTGTGACTTGTTATTCAGATTCTATTTGTTACTTGGCAAATGAAGAAGAAGTACAAGCAACCTTTAATGAAGTTTATCAAATACTAAAAGAAGATGGGATCTTCTTTTTTGATGTTCATTCGATATATCAAATGGAGACCGTTTTTCCTGATTATAATTACCACTATCAAGCCGAAGATTTTGCTTTCTTGTGGGAAAGTTATCCTGGAGAAGTTCCGCATAGTATTGAGCATTTTTTGACATTTTTTATTAAAAATGAAGATGATACTTTTATGCGTGAAGATGAACTGCATTTGGAACGTACTTATTCGTTAGAAACCTACCAATTGTTGTTAAAACTGGCAGGTTTTAAACAAGTAGAACTTTATGCTGATTTTAAGGACAGTCAACCAACTGAAACGAGTCAACGTTGGTTTTTTGTCTGTCATAAATAA